The Candidatus Krumholzibacteriota bacterium genome has a window encoding:
- a CDS encoding histidine kinase — protein sequence MARVTLTGDQFTFLILLLRMGIMASVSGVLITSSFFKRLIFLDRRSTGQNWWLAVLFGVMLTAGAAVRVLVGYEGIDLSLAGVFLVGLMGGIIPGGSVGFFVSLPGTIRGEWATLPLLVVGGLAGGLIRSRLLDREEIWGFSPIPFSNIARAMRVFVAERRLDPRAVILLSVLSLDVVRCVVAERTSPPVVFAVSVEHWWMWLFVWFSTLACVGIPIKIWNNTRVEMLLEEQKATAMQARFDALRRQINPHFLFNTLNAATSCIWEQPEKTRWILVKLSAILRRLLQQGDDFVPLSRELEFIEDYLSLEEARFGKESIRVEKKIDPRAMDVPVPVMILQPIVENAVRHGISPKIGGGTVHISAVREGERLCIVVRDDGVGFGGPGGSGIGLSNVSERLSVGYPGESTFRIDSAPGRGTTVAIEIPVERRRHGA from the coding sequence ATGGCGCGCGTCACGTTGACAGGCGACCAGTTCACCTTTCTCATCCTGCTGCTCAGGATGGGGATCATGGCGAGCGTTTCCGGCGTGCTCATCACATCGAGCTTCTTCAAGCGCCTGATCTTCCTCGATCGGCGCTCGACCGGCCAGAACTGGTGGCTCGCCGTGCTCTTCGGCGTCATGCTCACCGCCGGCGCCGCCGTGCGCGTGCTCGTCGGGTACGAGGGGATCGATCTCTCCCTCGCCGGCGTCTTCCTGGTCGGTTTGATGGGGGGGATCATCCCCGGGGGATCGGTGGGGTTCTTCGTGAGTCTGCCGGGGACGATCCGCGGGGAGTGGGCGACCCTCCCCCTCCTCGTGGTCGGCGGCCTCGCCGGGGGTCTCATCAGGAGCCGCCTCCTCGACCGCGAGGAGATCTGGGGCTTCTCGCCGATCCCCTTCAGCAACATCGCCCGGGCGATGCGCGTCTTCGTCGCCGAGCGGCGGCTCGATCCCCGCGCGGTGATCCTCCTCAGCGTCCTCTCGCTCGACGTCGTCCGCTGCGTCGTCGCCGAGCGCACCTCGCCTCCCGTCGTCTTCGCAGTGAGCGTGGAGCACTGGTGGATGTGGCTGTTCGTCTGGTTCTCGACGCTCGCCTGCGTCGGCATCCCCATCAAGATCTGGAACAACACGCGGGTCGAGATGCTCCTCGAGGAGCAGAAGGCGACGGCGATGCAGGCCCGCTTCGACGCCCTCCGCCGGCAGATCAACCCGCATTTCCTCTTCAATACGCTCAACGCCGCCACGTCGTGCATCTGGGAACAGCCGGAGAAGACGCGCTGGATCCTCGTCAAGCTCTCGGCGATCCTCCGGCGCCTCCTGCAGCAGGGGGACGATTTCGTGCCGCTCAGCCGCGAGCTCGAATTCATCGAGGACTACCTCAGCCTCGAGGAGGCGCGTTTCGGCAAGGAGAGTATCCGCGTCGAGAAAAAGATCGATCCCCGCGCGATGGACGTTCCCGTTCCCGTCATGATCCTCCAGCCGATCGTCGAGAACGCGGTCCGGCACGGCATCTCGCCGAAAATCGGGGGCGGGACGGTCCATATCTCGGCGGTTCGCGAGGGCGAGCGGCTCTGCATCGTCGTCCGGGACGACGGCGTCGGCTTCGGCGGGCCGGGCGGGTCGGGCATCGGCCTCTCGAACGTGTCGGAGCGCCTCTCGGTGGGCTATCCGGGCGAATCGACATTCAGGATCGATTCCGCCCCCGGGCGGGGAACGACCGTCGCCATCGAGATCCCCGTGGAGAGGAGGCGACATGGCGCCTGA
- a CDS encoding response regulator transcription factor codes for MAPERQFLRVFVVDDEVPARHDLLRLLDRIEGVSVVGEAADGPAAVKSIRRLRPDLLLLDIQMPGLDGFSVVERIREMEDPPAVVFVTAFDEYAVRAFEVHAVDYLLKPIDEDRLGEAIERAGRIARGLEQRPDVEALLEAIGAVPQRFALRDGERLVMVDLDDVLYATVDDGDVVVVTAAASGVAACRSLDEFLSWLPPARFVRVHRSFVANLGTIHEIVPWTNGSARLRMGGPEGPVIPLSRAHARELRRRLNW; via the coding sequence ATGGCGCCTGAGCGTCAGTTCCTGCGCGTCTTCGTCGTCGACGACGAGGTGCCGGCCCGCCACGACCTGCTGCGCCTGCTCGATCGCATCGAGGGCGTCTCGGTCGTCGGCGAGGCGGCCGACGGACCGGCCGCGGTGAAATCGATCCGCCGCCTGCGTCCCGATCTCCTCCTCCTCGACATCCAGATGCCGGGGCTGGACGGCTTCAGCGTCGTCGAGCGGATCCGGGAGATGGAGGATCCGCCGGCCGTCGTCTTCGTCACCGCCTTCGACGAATACGCCGTCAGGGCCTTCGAGGTACACGCCGTCGACTACCTGCTCAAGCCGATCGACGAGGACCGGCTCGGCGAGGCGATCGAGCGCGCCGGGCGCATCGCCCGCGGGCTCGAGCAGCGTCCCGACGTCGAGGCGCTGCTCGAGGCGATCGGCGCCGTCCCGCAACGTTTCGCCCTGCGCGACGGCGAGCGTCTCGTCATGGTCGATCTCGACGACGTCCTCTACGCGACCGTCGACGACGGCGACGTCGTCGTCGTGACGGCCGCGGCGTCGGGCGTCGCCGCCTGCCGCTCGCTCGACGAGTTCCTCTCGTGGCTGCCCCCCGCGCGTTTCGTCCGGGTCCACCGCTCCTTCGTGGCCAATCTCGGCACGATACACGAGATCGTCCCCTGGACGAACGGCAGCGCCCGGCTCCGCATGGGCGGGCCGGAAGGGCCGGTGATCCCCCTGAGCCGCGCCCACGCGCGCGAGCTGCGCCGCCGCCTGAACTGGTAG